One segment of Sulfitobacter sp. W027 DNA contains the following:
- a CDS encoding Crp/Fnr family transcriptional regulator: protein MSRLLDFCRGEVPTAVDAEICSALRKCNIEPISFRSQVDIQHEGDRSRSMYLIRSGWAYSYAVLADGQRQILFLHQAGDIAGLADFGTESVSCSMRSLGDCVILPIPFTAIATLSSSTPGIMTYLLQKSAQIQSILMRTLTAVGRMEARHRVVWLILMLHDRYSSSVTTTSAVIEIPFNQSEIGDLIGLTNVSVSKVLCQLSDEGFIERKGSKVLLRRLADMQTLINYEPMGFSEGSYLNLKEEYGDRGAVKRVSGSQGEVSGLD, encoded by the coding sequence ATGTCGCGTCTACTGGATTTCTGCAGAGGAGAAGTGCCGACCGCAGTTGATGCTGAAATATGCTCAGCTTTGCGCAAATGTAATATTGAGCCGATTTCCTTCCGATCACAAGTTGATATCCAGCATGAGGGTGACCGATCAAGATCAATGTATCTGATAAGATCAGGCTGGGCCTACTCCTACGCCGTGCTTGCAGATGGGCAAAGGCAAATCCTCTTTTTGCATCAAGCGGGCGATATTGCTGGTCTTGCCGATTTCGGCACCGAAAGCGTCAGCTGTTCGATGCGCAGTCTGGGAGACTGTGTGATTCTGCCGATCCCGTTCACGGCCATTGCGACATTATCGTCTTCCACCCCGGGCATCATGACATATTTGCTGCAAAAATCGGCTCAAATTCAATCGATCCTGATGCGGACGCTCACTGCTGTAGGCCGCATGGAGGCGCGACACAGGGTAGTCTGGCTTATCCTCATGCTGCATGATCGGTATTCCAGTTCAGTCACGACTACATCCGCTGTCATTGAAATCCCTTTCAACCAGTCAGAAATTGGCGATCTCATCGGGTTGACCAATGTTTCGGTCAGCAAAGTGCTCTGCCAGCTATCCGATGAGGGTTTCATCGAACGCAAGGGCAGCAAGGTCTTGTTGCGGCGCTTGGCAGATATGCAGACCCTGATAAATTATGAACCAATGGGTTTTTCGGAAGGATCGTATTTGAATTTGAAAGAGGAATACGGAGATCGGGGTGCCGTTAAACGGGTTTCCGGAAGTCAGGGAGAAGTGTCGGGGCTGGACTGA
- a CDS encoding cytochrome c oxidase assembly protein: MLSDAWIRTYCGPAPGPEDFWFRWNFDPLLLAALSLLFFVVLRARSRHGMAAVGVLVLAFVSPLCALSSALFSARVVHHVLLFAVAAPLLARAWPSRRAGGAMAAFAVSTGVLWGWHLPVAYDLALSHVGVYWLMQISLLSAALWFWRAVFAPGRTPVEALTLLIAGFAQMGLLGAILTFAPEALYAAHAVAPMDWGFSPLADQQLGGILMWVPAGLPYAVVAGAVARRGWATLRAGSA; encoded by the coding sequence TTGCTCAGCGATGCTTGGATCCGAACCTATTGTGGACCGGCACCGGGGCCGGAGGACTTTTGGTTTCGCTGGAACTTCGATCCGCTTCTTCTGGCCGCTCTGTCTTTGCTCTTCTTCGTTGTCCTGCGCGCGCGCAGCCGCCACGGGATGGCCGCCGTGGGGGTTCTGGTGCTGGCCTTCGTCTCGCCCCTCTGTGCGCTTTCCTCGGCTCTGTTTTCGGCGCGGGTGGTGCATCACGTGCTGCTCTTCGCCGTCGCCGCGCCGCTGTTGGCCCGCGCATGGCCCTCGCGGCGGGCGGGTGGTGCGATGGCGGCCTTCGCGGTCTCGACCGGGGTGCTTTGGGGTTGGCATCTGCCGGTGGCCTATGACCTCGCGCTCTCGCATGTCGGGGTGTACTGGCTGATGCAGATTAGCCTGCTCAGCGCTGCCCTGTGGTTCTGGCGCGCAGTGTTTGCCCCCGGCCGCACGCCTGTTGAGGCGCTGACCCTGCTCATCGCCGGTTTTGCGCAGATGGGTCTTTTGGGGGCAATCCTGACCTTCGCGCCCGAAGCGCTTTATGCCGCCCATGCCGTTGCCCCCATGGACTGGGGCTTCTCGCCGCTGGCCGACCAACAGCTTGGTGGTATCCTGATGTGGGTGCCTGCGGGACTGCCCTATGCGGTCGTCGCCGGGGCCGTGGCACGGCGCGGATGGGCGACCCTGCGGGCGGGCTCCGCGTGA
- a CDS encoding CopD family protein, producing MSGWFPLLITLFKGVHIAALILWCAGLLALPLMLSRHDPAGTAEEYSRIRRATHTTYAILVTPAAVVAVVAGTWLIFFREVFVPWLYAKLLFVAVLAAAHAWIGHLVVQVAEKPEKHRLPPSYLPITAVGIPVIVILMLVLGKPDLWDFPLPGWLLEPRGGQLPFDVPKR from the coding sequence GTGAGCGGCTGGTTCCCGCTTCTCATCACGCTCTTCAAAGGCGTGCATATCGCCGCGCTCATCCTGTGGTGCGCCGGGCTGCTTGCCCTGCCCCTGATGCTGTCCCGCCATGATCCCGCTGGCACGGCGGAAGAGTACAGTCGCATCCGCCGCGCCACTCATACGACCTATGCCATCCTCGTCACCCCCGCTGCTGTCGTGGCGGTGGTGGCGGGCACATGGCTGATCTTCTTTCGCGAGGTTTTCGTCCCTTGGCTCTATGCCAAACTGCTGTTTGTCGCGGTGCTTGCCGCCGCCCATGCTTGGATTGGGCATCTGGTGGTGCAGGTGGCCGAGAAGCCAGAGAAACACCGCCTGCCCCCATCCTACCTGCCGATCACTGCCGTCGGCATCCCCGTCATCGTGATCCTCATGCTGGTTTTAGGCAAGCCCGACCTCTGGGACTTCCCCCTGCCCGGCTGGCTGCTTGAACCGCGGGGCGGTCAATTGCCCTTCGACGTGCCCAAACGATAA
- a CDS encoding BON domain-containing protein, protein MQGGYESGQSHRGRGPKNYQRSDDRICEDVCDRLSDDHDVDASDIDVSVSNREVTLSGEVDSKQAKRRAEDCADSCSGVEHVQNNLRVKKSQSGRNDDQSDKPKTK, encoded by the coding sequence ATGCAGGGGGGCTACGAGAGTGGCCAATCACACCGCGGACGGGGACCGAAGAACTATCAACGCTCGGACGATCGGATTTGCGAAGACGTCTGCGATCGCCTGTCAGACGATCATGATGTTGATGCCTCCGACATCGACGTTTCCGTTTCCAATCGCGAGGTCACACTATCCGGTGAGGTCGATTCCAAACAAGCGAAACGCCGCGCGGAGGATTGCGCGGATTCCTGCTCCGGCGTCGAGCACGTCCAGAACAATCTGCGTGTGAAGAAGTCGCAATCCGGACGGAATGACGACCAATCAGATAAGCCGAAGACCAAGTAA
- a CDS encoding cytochrome c oxidase subunit II, which yields MLIGCSGDLSVVDPAGPAARAIATFWWVMFIGAGLILALVAALVIGAFRPPRQAENATRDEKVWIIGLGLCFSIAVLAALLAYGLVTGERLMPRAAADVVRVEAEARQWAWRFSYDDRPGHVTENLLHIPAGRPVDVAITSRDVVHSFWVPRLAGKLDAIPGHVNVLRIEADAPGTYQGLTAEYNGAGYSRHTFSVEAHDPAGWAAFTAKETP from the coding sequence GTGCTGATTGGTTGCAGCGGCGATCTGTCGGTGGTCGATCCGGCGGGCCCGGCGGCGCGCGCCATCGCGACGTTCTGGTGGGTGATGTTCATCGGCGCGGGGCTGATTCTCGCGCTGGTGGCGGCACTGGTGATCGGCGCTTTCAGGCCACCCCGGCAGGCGGAGAATGCCACGCGGGATGAAAAGGTCTGGATCATCGGTCTGGGCCTGTGTTTCTCCATCGCAGTCCTCGCGGCCTTGCTGGCCTATGGTCTGGTCACCGGCGAGCGGCTGATGCCCCGCGCCGCGGCGGATGTGGTGCGGGTCGAGGCCGAGGCCCGACAATGGGCTTGGCGCTTTTCCTATGACGACCGCCCCGGCCATGTCACCGAGAACCTGCTGCACATCCCTGCCGGGCGGCCCGTGGATGTGGCGATCACCAGCCGAGATGTGGTGCACAGCTTTTGGGTGCCGCGTCTGGCTGGAAAGCTGGACGCCATTCCCGGCCATGTCAACGTGCTGCGGATCGAGGCCGATGCCCCCGGCACCTACCAGGGCCTGACCGCCGAGTACAACGGCGCGGGCTACAGCCGCCATACCTTCTCGGTCGAGGCCCATGACCCGGCGGGCTGGGCCGCCTTTACCGCGAAGGAGACGCCATGA
- a CDS encoding DUF2231 domain-containing protein — MSEQSNETGEDRLIDPIASQPGYEETETRIALEGHPIHAMSVAFPIALSFCLLGADLLYWWTGDAFWARAALWAAGTAFFFGVLAGFSGAAELLLVSGIRSRAAAWTHAIIAVTLLAVLGANWGHRLYGYEAAVLPYGILLSGLGAVMVGFTGWHGGKLVFDYRLGTSKGN; from the coding sequence ATGAGCGAGCAAAGCAATGAGACGGGCGAGGACCGGTTGATCGACCCGATCGCCTCTCAGCCCGGCTATGAAGAGACCGAGACCCGCATCGCGCTTGAGGGCCACCCGATCCACGCCATGAGCGTGGCCTTTCCCATCGCGCTGTCCTTCTGCCTGCTGGGGGCCGATCTGCTCTATTGGTGGACCGGCGATGCTTTTTGGGCGCGGGCGGCCCTCTGGGCGGCGGGGACGGCGTTCTTCTTTGGCGTGCTGGCGGGGTTTTCCGGCGCTGCCGAGCTTTTGCTTGTGAGCGGCATCCGCTCCCGCGCTGCCGCTTGGACCCATGCGATCATCGCCGTGACCTTGCTGGCGGTCTTGGGCGCGAATTGGGGCCACCGGCTCTATGGCTATGAGGCGGCGGTGCTGCCTTACGGCATCCTCCTGTCGGGGCTGGGCGCGGTGATGGTGGGGTTTACGGGTTGGCATGGGGGCAAATTGGTCTTTGATTATCGTTTGGGCACGTCGAAGGGCAATTGA
- a CDS encoding CheR family methyltransferase, whose protein sequence is MWISAQQNRSVTRMITDLPLVVGVGASAGGIDALSHLFEGIPSRCGMAFVVVTHLNPDRESLLHTVLAQKTGMQVKVAQNGERVEANTVYVMPERVFLLMKDGRLRLMESTRSSREHKPIDIFFSSLAEDQKENAAAIVLSGGDGDGTLGVKVIKEKGGVTFAQVADGNPPLNPEMPQSAIATGFVDFALPAAQMAEKLLEIHDGRATPDALVISADADHKAEPSEVQAAISRILLQQTGHDFSGYKSKTFFRRVARRMQVRQIGDLKEYCTLLSRDEDEISALFSDLLISVTNFFRDTEAFKVLADKVIPQICGNRNAKNPVRVWVPACTTGEEVYSLAILISEHLEENAITAPVQIFATDIDDPALAVARQGRYPEQLLRQVSKERLEKYFHRDGLSYVVCKKVREMCIFSPHNVISDPPFSRMDMVSCRNLLIYFGPELQRQVIPTFHYALKPDGYLFLGTSESISQYADLFRTVEKQSRIFQAIERPDRRWNPAGMMNRISDRREGSTHEQGLSDIQLRHKVERHILEHYTPAHAVVREDGEIVFVSGGTGGLLELPRGAPSRHLLDMVPRDVRLELRAALRQVVDSRRATVRRDLSILTASGDLSRLNLTVEPLRGTGERDPLFIVFFEPAEISAPDSGAGTTEDSRRSEAAENEVREMRERLQSTVEEYETALEELKSSNEELVSVNEEAQSTNEELEASKEEMQSLNEELNTINAELNGKIEELDRANADLRNLFESTQIATVFLDGDLVIRNFTPAAAELFYLRAADLGRPLSELSSVSDYPELRDHIREVFQSGSIYEHRLSRSQTKTHYLVRITPYLGADETVEGAVVTLVDVTSLAQAEEHQKILIAELNHRVKNMLAVIITIVKTSLRGKDIPPEVLDTLINRLHGMARAYSLLSERSWTTVGVRDIVQTETEPFEQDRIHVSGPNVNLQPAQALAVSMVIHELVTNAIKYGALSNTRGTLEVRWNLTDNRLTLEWRERDGPETSEPKRNGFGYVLIEGQVEQQLNGRLETKFDPKGLNLRIEFPL, encoded by the coding sequence TTGTGGATTTCAGCACAACAAAACCGTAGCGTGACCCGCATGATTACTGATCTGCCACTCGTTGTTGGTGTCGGAGCCTCTGCCGGGGGTATCGATGCGTTGTCGCACCTGTTCGAAGGGATCCCGTCGCGGTGCGGGATGGCCTTTGTCGTGGTGACCCATCTCAACCCGGATCGGGAAAGCCTGCTGCATACAGTGCTGGCCCAGAAAACCGGGATGCAAGTCAAGGTTGCGCAAAACGGTGAACGGGTCGAGGCGAACACGGTCTACGTCATGCCCGAAAGGGTGTTCCTGTTGATGAAGGACGGCCGGCTGCGGTTGATGGAAAGCACACGAAGCAGCCGCGAACACAAACCCATCGACATCTTTTTCAGCTCTCTGGCAGAGGACCAGAAGGAAAACGCCGCCGCCATTGTGCTATCGGGGGGCGATGGTGACGGAACGCTTGGCGTCAAGGTCATCAAGGAAAAGGGCGGCGTGACTTTCGCCCAGGTTGCAGATGGAAATCCACCTCTCAACCCGGAAATGCCGCAAAGCGCCATCGCCACGGGCTTCGTGGATTTTGCCCTTCCCGCGGCGCAGATGGCGGAGAAGCTGCTCGAAATTCATGACGGTCGCGCGACGCCGGACGCATTGGTCATATCCGCCGATGCCGATCACAAAGCAGAGCCGTCGGAGGTGCAGGCGGCGATCTCCAGGATCCTGCTGCAACAGACCGGCCATGATTTCTCTGGCTACAAGAGCAAGACCTTCTTCCGCCGTGTCGCGCGACGCATGCAGGTCAGACAGATCGGCGATCTGAAAGAATACTGCACCCTGCTGTCCCGGGACGAGGATGAGATCAGCGCCTTGTTCAGCGACCTGTTGATCAGCGTCACCAATTTCTTTCGCGATACTGAGGCCTTCAAGGTTCTTGCGGACAAGGTCATTCCCCAGATTTGCGGGAACCGGAACGCCAAGAACCCGGTGCGGGTCTGGGTGCCTGCCTGCACCACCGGCGAAGAGGTCTATTCTCTCGCTATCCTGATCAGCGAGCATCTGGAGGAAAACGCCATCACTGCGCCCGTGCAGATCTTCGCCACGGACATCGACGATCCGGCACTCGCCGTCGCACGGCAGGGCCGGTATCCCGAACAATTGCTGCGTCAGGTCAGCAAGGAGCGGCTGGAGAAATACTTCCATCGCGACGGGCTTAGCTATGTGGTGTGCAAGAAGGTGCGCGAGATGTGCATCTTTTCGCCCCACAATGTGATCAGCGATCCGCCGTTCTCGCGCATGGACATGGTGTCGTGCCGCAATCTTCTGATCTACTTCGGTCCCGAACTGCAGCGGCAAGTCATTCCTACCTTCCACTATGCGCTGAAGCCGGATGGCTACCTGTTCCTCGGAACGTCGGAAAGCATCAGCCAGTATGCCGACCTGTTCCGCACGGTGGAGAAGCAAAGCCGGATATTTCAGGCAATCGAACGTCCTGACCGGCGCTGGAACCCGGCCGGCATGATGAACCGGATTTCCGACAGGAGAGAGGGAAGCACCCACGAGCAGGGGCTGTCCGATATCCAGCTGCGCCACAAGGTCGAACGGCATATCCTTGAACATTACACGCCCGCCCACGCCGTTGTGCGCGAAGACGGTGAAATTGTTTTCGTCTCGGGCGGCACCGGCGGTTTGCTGGAACTGCCGCGAGGTGCCCCCTCGCGTCACCTTCTGGATATGGTGCCGCGCGACGTGCGCTTGGAATTGCGCGCTGCCCTGCGGCAGGTGGTCGACAGCAGGCGAGCGACTGTCCGGCGTGACCTTTCGATCCTCACTGCCTCAGGGGACTTGAGCCGCCTGAATCTGACCGTGGAACCTCTGCGAGGCACAGGTGAGCGGGATCCCTTGTTCATCGTCTTTTTCGAGCCGGCTGAAATCTCGGCTCCGGATTCCGGTGCTGGAACCACGGAGGACAGCCGGAGAAGCGAAGCGGCAGAGAATGAAGTGCGCGAGATGCGCGAGCGCCTGCAATCCACCGTCGAGGAATATGAGACCGCCTTGGAAGAATTGAAATCGTCGAACGAGGAACTGGTATCGGTCAACGAAGAGGCGCAATCCACCAATGAGGAACTTGAGGCCTCGAAGGAAGAAATGCAGTCCCTGAACGAGGAACTGAACACGATCAATGCCGAATTGAACGGCAAGATCGAGGAACTGGACCGCGCCAACGCCGATCTGCGCAACCTCTTCGAATCGACCCAGATCGCCACGGTCTTTCTGGATGGCGACCTAGTTATCCGCAACTTTACGCCCGCCGCGGCAGAGCTGTTCTATCTCCGGGCGGCGGACCTCGGGCGACCGCTGTCGGAACTGTCCAGCGTCAGCGATTATCCCGAACTCAGGGATCATATCCGCGAAGTGTTCCAGTCTGGGTCGATCTATGAACACCGTCTGTCGCGTTCCCAGACGAAGACCCACTATCTGGTGCGGATCACCCCCTATCTGGGTGCCGATGAGACGGTCGAGGGCGCGGTGGTCACTCTGGTCGATGTCACATCGCTCGCGCAAGCAGAAGAGCACCAGAAAATCCTGATCGCTGAGCTGAACCATCGCGTCAAGAACATGCTGGCGGTGATCATCACCATCGTGAAGACGTCCCTCAGGGGGAAAGACATCCCGCCTGAGGTGTTGGATACGCTGATCAACAGGTTGCACGGCATGGCGCGTGCCTACAGCCTGTTGTCCGAACGCTCCTGGACCACGGTCGGGGTCCGGGACATCGTTCAGACGGAAACCGAACCGTTCGAGCAGGACCGCATCCACGTCAGTGGACCGAACGTGAACCTGCAGCCAGCCCAGGCATTGGCGGTCAGCATGGTCATCCATGAACTTGTTACCAACGCGATCAAATATGGCGCGCTTTCCAACACCCGCGGCACCCTCGAAGTGAGGTGGAACTTGACAGATAACCGCCTGACTCTCGAATGGCGGGAGCGTGATGGACCGGAGACGAGCGAACCGAAGCGAAACGGCTTCGGATACGTTCTTATTGAAGGTCAGGTAGAGCAGCAGCTCAACGGCAGATTGGAAACAAAATTCGACCCCAAGGGTTTGAACTTGAGAATCGAGTTTCCCTTGTAA
- the ctaD gene encoding cytochrome c oxidase subunit I: MNALRRHRKLDAIWASEPGWKGWTSSVNHSDLGRMFLFTAFFFFLVGGVLAMLIRAQLATPDSAFVDAGAFAQFFTMHGTIMMFLFAIPTFEGLAIYLLPKMLGTRDLAFPRLTAYGYWCYAFGGAMLLVALFFGIAPDGGWFMYPPLTGPLHSPGINTDFWLIGITFVEISAICAAVEFTVSILKYRAPGMSLDKMPIFAWYALVTSLMILTGFPPLILGSVLLEVERAFSLPFFQADLGGDSLLWQHLFWLFGHPEVYIIFLPAAGVISTVIPVMARTTLLGYGWIVASALALAFLSFGLWVHHMFTTGIPHMGLAFFSAASTLVAVPTGVQVFAWIGTMWKGRPELHMPMLHILGFFVTFIIGGLTGVMVAVVPFDWQAHDTAFIAAHLHYVLFGGFVFPMLAGIYYWLPLVSGRKRLFRLGELAFALIFVGFHGTFLAMHWVGLLGQRRRIETYDAETGWGVINFISSVSSFVMAIGLAMVLVDIIIHSFVAVRGPRNPWRAGTLEWAGMSPPAAYNFASLPMVGARAPLYDTPDLSNRLAKGEGYLGAPDVARRETLMVDAASGRLEALVIYPGNTRLPILMASVTGGFFLSILLKLFWLTPLALAGVAALALVWVWQLGARDDQGPQKVGRGTLLPLANESDRSPGWWGSTFLLMANATFFGSLLFGYAFLWTVAPGWPPAQWLAPSWVELAFGIGAALVAALAQHLSARRNRAGTPPMIALAPALLATVATAVVFGVLLLRLPPPDGHAYAATLMILSVYGLTHALLVLLMQGFLILQVQCGYTSPRRRAGFAVVALWSDYLAAITVLILLAAHLPGMIA; the protein is encoded by the coding sequence ATGAACGCGCTGCGCCGTCACCGCAAGCTGGATGCGATCTGGGCCTCAGAGCCGGGCTGGAAGGGCTGGACCAGCAGCGTGAACCATTCCGACCTCGGGCGGATGTTTCTCTTTACCGCCTTCTTCTTCTTCCTTGTCGGCGGCGTGCTGGCGATGCTCATCCGCGCGCAACTGGCGACACCTGATTCCGCTTTTGTGGATGCCGGTGCCTTTGCGCAGTTCTTCACCATGCATGGCACGATCATGATGTTCCTCTTCGCCATTCCCACCTTCGAGGGGCTGGCGATCTATCTGCTGCCCAAGATGCTCGGCACCCGCGACCTCGCCTTCCCGCGGCTCACCGCTTACGGCTACTGGTGCTATGCCTTCGGCGGCGCGATGTTGCTGGTGGCGCTGTTCTTCGGCATCGCGCCCGATGGTGGCTGGTTCATGTATCCGCCGCTGACCGGGCCGCTGCATTCGCCCGGCATCAACACCGATTTCTGGCTGATCGGCATCACCTTCGTCGAGATTTCCGCAATCTGCGCCGCCGTCGAATTCACCGTTTCGATCCTGAAATATCGTGCCCCCGGCATGTCGCTCGACAAGATGCCGATCTTTGCTTGGTACGCGCTGGTCACTTCGCTGATGATCCTCACCGGCTTTCCGCCACTGATCCTCGGCTCGGTCCTGCTTGAGGTTGAGCGCGCCTTCAGCCTCCCGTTCTTCCAAGCCGATCTGGGCGGCGACAGCCTGCTTTGGCAGCACCTGTTCTGGCTGTTCGGCCATCCGGAGGTCTATATCATCTTCCTGCCCGCCGCCGGGGTGATCTCGACCGTGATCCCGGTGATGGCGCGCACGACGCTGCTGGGCTACGGCTGGATCGTCGCGAGCGCTTTGGCGCTGGCCTTTCTCAGTTTCGGGCTCTGGGTGCACCATATGTTCACCACCGGCATTCCGCATATGGGGCTGGCGTTCTTTTCGGCCGCCTCGACGCTGGTGGCGGTGCCGACGGGGGTACAGGTCTTTGCCTGGATCGGCACCATGTGGAAGGGCCGGCCCGAGTTGCACATGCCGATGCTGCACATCCTCGGGTTCTTCGTCACCTTCATCATCGGCGGGCTGACCGGCGTGATGGTGGCCGTGGTGCCTTTTGACTGGCAGGCCCATGACACCGCCTTTATCGCCGCGCATCTGCACTATGTGCTGTTCGGCGGTTTCGTCTTTCCGATGCTGGCGGGCATCTACTACTGGCTGCCATTGGTGAGCGGGCGCAAGCGGCTGTTCCGGCTCGGCGAATTGGCCTTCGCGCTGATCTTCGTGGGTTTCCACGGCACCTTTCTGGCGATGCATTGGGTCGGCCTGCTGGGCCAGCGCCGCCGGATCGAGACCTATGACGCCGAGACCGGCTGGGGGGTCATCAACTTTATCTCTTCGGTCAGCAGTTTCGTCATGGCGATCGGCCTTGCGATGGTGCTGGTCGACATTATCATCCACAGCTTCGTCGCGGTGCGCGGGCCGCGCAACCCGTGGCGGGCCGGGACGCTGGAATGGGCCGGCATGTCGCCGCCCGCTGCCTATAACTTCGCCAGCCTGCCGATGGTGGGCGCGCGTGCCCCGCTTTACGACACCCCGGATCTATCCAACCGACTGGCCAAGGGCGAAGGCTACCTCGGCGCGCCCGATGTGGCCCGGCGCGAGACCCTGATGGTGGATGCCGCCAGCGGCCGCCTCGAGGCGCTGGTCATCTATCCCGGCAACACACGGCTGCCGATCCTGATGGCGTCGGTGACGGGCGGGTTCTTCCTGTCGATCCTGCTCAAGCTCTTTTGGCTCACCCCGCTGGCTCTGGCCGGCGTGGCGGCCTTGGCGCTGGTCTGGGTCTGGCAACTGGGCGCGCGGGACGATCAAGGGCCGCAGAAAGTCGGGCGCGGCACCTTGTTGCCGCTGGCGAACGAGAGCGACAGATCGCCGGGCTGGTGGGGTTCGACCTTCCTGCTGATGGCCAATGCAACCTTCTTCGGCTCCCTCCTCTTTGGCTATGCCTTCCTCTGGACCGTCGCGCCCGGCTGGCCCCCAGCCCAATGGCTCGCCCCCTCTTGGGTCGAGCTTGCCTTCGGCATCGGTGCAGCGCTCGTCGCCGCCTTGGCCCAGCACCTGAGCGCCCGCCGCAACCGCGCGGGCACCCCGCCGATGATCGCCCTTGCCCCCGCACTGCTGGCCACGGTTGCCACGGCAGTGGTGTTCGGGGTCCTGCTGCTGCGCCTGCCGCCCCCTGACGGCCATGCCTATGCCGCAACGCTGATGATCCTTTCGGTCTACGGGTTGACCCATGCGCTGCTCGTTCTGCTGATGCAGGGCTTTCTGATCTTGCAGGTCCAGTGCGGCTATACCTCGCCGCGGCGCCGGGCGGGTTTTGCCGTTGTGGCGCTCTGGTCGGATTATCTGGCGGCGATCACGGTGCTGATCCTGCTCGCGGCCCATTTGCCGGGAATGATCGCGTGA